In a single window of the Campylobacter sp. CCUG 57310 genome:
- a CDS encoding ATP-binding protein, whose amino-acid sequence MLRTQEDNKIATDFIKKFCDDKLSFNDDFLGYVWIVAKDIIFYNYSDLISEYLKLDCSLYPTEEDIQTVLKTKRGIVFIAPYRLPEKYKEFFIEIRANNLYNVLTTQDYLANLNKAKVLQDRLGISVIDSPYKLSDVGGAERLKSYVEQLKVAEENGFKPKGIFLVGIPGTGKTFFPTCLAGELKRPLIMLNLEALKESGEPINRLNEVFEYLNSQNEKFILLIDEIEKMIGKADDPLTGRLMTILSALGDRGSEYKDLQIMIFATANDLNTIIDNQPALLRRGRFDELFFVNLPTAESAKDILRIYVKKFGLEILFDIFNIEDLIAEMESKYRSFVNQSNRFPYTPAEIESFLKRLAFIRLTKEELTRQDVFEAIDLIIPIVKSAEKSINRITAQKELFIEI is encoded by the coding sequence ATGCTAAGAACACAAGAAGACAATAAAATCGCAACGGATTTTATTAAGAAATTTTGCGATGATAAATTAAGCTTTAATGATGATTTTTTGGGTTATGTTTGGATAGTTGCTAAAGATATTATTTTTTATAATTACAGCGATTTAATAAGTGAATATCTAAAGTTAGATTGCAGTTTATATCCGACCGAAGAAGATATACAAACAGTTTTAAAAACTAAGCGTGGTATTGTTTTTATTGCGCCTTACAGATTGCCTGAAAAATATAAAGAATTCTTTATAGAAATTAGGGCAAATAACCTTTATAACGTTTTAACTACGCAAGATTATTTAGCAAATTTAAATAAGGCTAAAGTATTGCAAGATAGGCTAGGCATTAGCGTTATTGATAGCCCTTATAAGTTGTCGGACGTTGGCGGAGCGGAGAGGCTAAAAAGCTATGTAGAGCAGTTAAAAGTAGCCGAAGAAAACGGATTTAAGCCAAAAGGTATATTTTTAGTTGGAATTCCTGGAACTGGTAAGACGTTTTTTCCGACTTGCCTTGCTGGAGAGCTTAAAAGACCGCTAATAATGCTGAACCTTGAAGCACTTAAAGAGAGCGGAGAGCCTATAAATAGGCTAAATGAAGTTTTTGAGTATCTTAACTCACAAAACGAAAAATTTATACTTCTTATCGATGAAATCGAGAAAATGATAGGCAAAGCCGATGATCCGCTAACTGGTAGGTTAATGACGATTTTATCGGCTTTAGGCGACAGAGGAAGCGAATACAAGGACTTACAGATTATGATTTTTGCAACAGCAAACGACCTAAATACCATAATCGATAATCAGCCAGCTTTGCTAAGGCGTGGGCGTTTTGACGAGCTATTTTTTGTAAATTTGCCTACGGCAGAGAGTGCAAAAGATATTCTTAGAATTTATGTGAAAAAATTTGGGCTTGAAATTTTGTTTGATATTTTCAATATAGAGGATTTAATTGCGGAGATGGAGAGCAAATATAGGTCTTTTGTAAATCAATCAAACAGATTTCCATATACGCCAGCAGAGATAGAGAGTTTTTTAAAAAGGCTCGCATTTATAAGGCTTACCAAAGAAGAGCTTACAAGGCAAGACGTATTCGAGGCGATAGATTTAATCATACCTATTGTTAAAAGTGCGGAGAAGTCCATAAATAGAATTACGGCTCAAAAAGAGCTATTTATCGAAATTTAA